The Staphylothermus marinus F1 genome has a segment encoding these proteins:
- a CDS encoding M48 family metallopeptidase: protein MTSNNENMWRIQIKYSMNKNPKLEVKPWGIQIILPENMDRREAYSIIEKHKSWIKKKTMELQEALERSRNIKLVKRSKAEFKNLVKKLLDQVARDELGINPCKVVIRKMKTRWASCSPKGVITVNSLARYLPDNLVLYIIYHEICHIIEPKHNKDFWTCVQKYYPNYKELEKELLAYEVKLLVQM, encoded by the coding sequence GTGACATCGAACAATGAGAATATGTGGAGAATACAGATAAAATATTCTATGAACAAGAATCCCAAGCTCGAGGTTAAACCATGGGGAATACAGATTATACTCCCAGAAAACATGGATAGAAGAGAGGCATATAGTATTATAGAAAAACATAAGTCATGGATTAAGAAGAAAACGATGGAACTCCAGGAAGCATTAGAGCGTTCAAGAAATATTAAATTGGTAAAGAGAAGCAAAGCAGAGTTCAAGAACCTTGTCAAAAAGCTTTTAGATCAGGTGGCAAGAGATGAACTAGGAATAAATCCTTGTAAAGTCGTTATAAGGAAAATGAAAACTAGATGGGCTAGTTGTAGCCCGAAAGGTGTTATCACAGTAAATTCGCTTGCCAGATATCTTCCCGACAACTTGGTATTATATATAATATACCATGAAATCTGCCACATAATTGAGCCAAAACACAACAAAGATTTCTGGACATGTGTTCAAAAATATTATCCAAACTATAAAGAACTAGAAAAAGAACTGCTAGCATATGAAGTGAAGTTATTGGTGCAAATGTAA